aggcgggaatacaccctggagggggcgccagtccttcacagggcaacacacacactcacacctacggacactttttgacacagggagaacacaccacactcctcacagacagtcacccggaggaaacccacgcagacgcagggagaacacaccacactcctcacagacagtcacccggaggaaacccacgcagacacagggagaacacaccacactcctcacagacagtcacccggaggaaacccacgcagacacaaggagaacacaccacactcctcacaggtccctggagctgtgtgactgcaacactacctgctgcgccaccgtgccgccccataatgatgatgattattattataacagtgTTTAATGTGCAGTGAACATTGACCTCAAAATACCTGCCCTGAAGTATGTGGTTTGTATTTCTTAAAGGGAATGGACTACCTGGCGTCCAAGCGCTATGTCCACAGAGATCTGGCCACAAGGAACATCCTGGTAGAGAGTGAGTTTCGGGTAAAGATTGGAGATTTTGGCCTGACAAAGGTTCTGCCACAGGATAAAGATTATTACACAGTCAGAGAGCCGGGGGAGAGCCCGATATTCTGGTGAGagatcatcacacacacacacacaactacataCACTGTACATCCGAAACCATGTAGACACCTCTTCTAACTTGTGAATTCAGCTACACGTTGAGGATGATAATTATCACAATCATTATAAAGCTTAACTTGCTCATTGTGTGTTGAAGGTACGCTCCCGAGTCTCTGACGGAAAGTAAATTCTCAGTGGCATCAGACGTGTGGAGTTTTGGGGTTGTTCTGTACGAGCTCTTCACCTACAGCAATAAAAACCGCAGTCCACCTGCTGTAAGTCTGCCTCTCGCGCTCCGTCTCCTGTTCTGTGCAGGAAGATCAGcaaattttcatttttcacagaATGAATTTCACTACAACATCCTGGTTCTGTCCCTCAGGTGTTTATGGAGAAGATGGGGCTTGATAAGCAAGGACAGATGATCGTGTATCACCTGATTGATCTGCTGAAAAACAACTACAGACTGCCAGCTCCTGAGGGATGTCCTGCTGAGGTAAAACAGTCAGTTACATACAGTCAGCCAAAAATTTAGGGACACCCAGCGCTTCAAAAGGCAACAGTGATGTGAGAACTATTCAGATGAACAAATACGATGTTTTCTGTCCAGTGCTTTCATATAAATACTATCATAAGAACGACTCTGTGTCTGATTGAACCTACATTAGACACCTTTAGAGTTGTTTGAGTGAGATGAATAAACGTCAGTTTAAGTTTCATTTTGGTGAAAAAAGATCAATTAACAAGGAAACATTAACCGATGTAAAGCATTTTCAAATTTAAGTGTTTGCCTCTGTAATGGTGCACCACAGTGGTTTCACAGCGTTGGGTTCTTGTGTTTCTCTCTGACAGGTGCACTCTCTGATGAAGGAGTGCTGGGCAGCAGAACCAAGCCAGCGCCCGTCCTTTAAACCTCTCGGCCAGGCCGTGGACTCGATCCGAGAAAGTAAAGAAGGCTGAGGGAGCGGTCATCAGGGAGCGTGAACAAGTATGAGGTGGAGAGGGCATTTTACTGCAGACCACTGGGTGGTGCCAATGCTGCAGTCTCTGAACTCTTGAGAACTGCAGGGGAGCAAGGCTTTCTCTGCCTCTATCAGGGCAATCCATTTTTGCTTTGCTCCTTATACAATAGCAAACCTTACAAACATGGGGGAAAAAAGCATGGCTTTCTGTTTCCGTCGCCTGAGGAATAACAGTATAGCCATTAGTTTCTCATCTTTTCAGGTGTATTTTGTTTAATGTACAAAAATGAAAAGGTAAACCAGGATCCTCAGACGACAAACACATCCTGTACAAAAGGCAGTAGGCAGGTTGTAAGAGATTTCTTCACCTCTGTCCACCTCGCCTTCAGCTGCCACCAACCACAGCCACAAAGGCTTTCGAGGAGGACAACGGAGCCgatgatgttgttgttgatgcaAATGCTGAACCATTCAATCTGCACGGCCTCTACGTATTTCAGGGTCATTTTCACTGCTTTAAGGTGGTGTTCACATTGAAATTCCCACCTGTGATAGTGGCTTGTACCCAGGTGCCATTCTCCAAGTTGATGAGGAATGTTTCATGGCTCAGTTTCATCAGCAGCCTGACGAAGGTCACAAGGGCAATCAATTTACAAAGAAAACCCTACTCATCATTTATTAACTCAGCATCTCATGACAAGGGCTTCAGGTTTCATAATAAAGATATCCTAGACATTGCATCCCTTAACTATGACTTAGTAGAGTCATAATTTTGAGAAACTTTCATTTTTACGAATTAATAAAAGgcttttatatgtttttactcGTGGCTGAGGCAGGCTTGCATTACTTAGGTGTCAAAATTGCGATATCAGTTTAAGAGGTCATTAAGTGTCACAGTGACCTTGTTTCATATCGATGTGTTTGTGTTGCGTTTAcagattgtttttattattgttcttGCTTATTTTTATACTGGATATAATTGCAAAGGCAAGAAAAAgtcttcttttgtgtgtgtgtgtgtgtggctgggtgTGGTGCTGTACAAAGACATGTTGGCATTTAAATGCGCTTGTTCTCAGTAGAATTAGCTTGGggactttgtgtgtgttaatgattCTCTGTAGAAATGTGCTAATCAAGTTTGAGCTTGCGTCAGATGAAAGACGTCAGGGTTCGCATGTGCGTGGTGAGGTGTTATTAATCATTCATCCACCATGTTGAGAAGACCGTCACAAGCAGTAGccatttgtttgtgttgtgtgtgtgtgtatatttttctCCCCGTGTTTAGAGCCTACAGAAAACAATTTACATATTGTCACTGCCCAAGaaatacatgtatctccaaTTTAATGAtgacggaccaatagaaatgctccaaaattacttggaataaaagcttttttacattgactgcCACTGAAACTTAAGGAGGTTTTTCCCTCTTCTCCTGTAACATTACTCTTTTGGAGTAACTCTTTACTCTTAATGGAAGTTCATTTAAACCATTTCTGTTGGTTCAATTCAACATGTCCATTTCCGCCACATAATTTAAATTTCAATAATATGtaagttgctatctcaatacATTGAGATAccatctcattattttgagatactaagtcaaaatattcatataatatctcattattttgagatactatcttATAATTTAGACATACTAAGCcaaaatattgagatagtaAGTCGATAAATTGAGATCcaatctcattattttgagatacaaaGTCAATACTTGTTATATATTATCTAGTATATAATATACTAGATAAGTTTACAATCTgaatatattgacttattatctcaaaataatgagatagtatcacaATATATTGGCTTTGTATCTCAAAGTATTGACATTGCCAATTGCATattaatgcaaaataaatattgttgcctttttgtattattttatttggcgGAAACTGGCTTCCATAAACATGAAATCTGCACACAGCATAACGAGCCTTTTCACATAATGTCAGAAAATGGCGATACAAGGTTCAGTGTAAATAGTGAAATCATGAGCACTGCCATGTTCTTAGACATTGAGCCTGTTTCATGACAGAACTTTGTTGTCAGTGGTCAATCACCACTTAAAGCCTTACCACCAAAGACCTGAGCGTAATCTGAATTTTAGGAGCCAGGTGTTTGTCTGAGAGCGGTGATGTCACGTTGTAGAAAACCAATTTTAACGATGTATTTCATGTAATATAGCTTCAAAAGCTCCCTGTCCGTAGTCAGTGTTGTATAAAACTGTGAGGTTTGGGGGATATTTACTTTGACTTGTATTTCTCTACTGAGTCTGCAGCTTTGAGACTTGGCCGTCTATTCACTGTGAAGATGTGAGGGTGTTTCAGCCGGGGCCTGCTTTGTGAACGTGGCACAAAACAGGGCAGAGGTTATTTACATATATCTGTTTAAAAGGCACTAATGAGAAGAGCCTTTTTGTTTAGTTCTGTGAGGTAAAGAGGTTGAAATGTCATTGTTTCAGCATGAACTGattctgtttttgttcttcACGATTGCTTTGTGCCACATGAATGGACTGAGTGGCTTGTAGTGAGTGAACGACAGGGAAAATACGGAGGAGTCCTTTAATAGACAACGAAGCATCAGTAATAAACACATGAAACTGTGAAAGGACTGTTCAGTGTGGAGCAGCGAGACCCCGCCGTCCACAGAGGTGTCCGCTTCTCAGATCAAAGGGTCGAACAAACAATGCAATTTCTACTTTGAAAACTGGACACCCGGAGTTCTTTGGATCAGAGAGTAACTGAAGCACGAGAGTACGGAGGATTTCTTTTTTACGGATAAATGAACCTTTTTGCATTAGAGTCaccttttaatgtgtttgtacAAAATACAAATGTATTCCTTTCTGTTTTATATGCGTTTCTTTTGTCTCATTtcagagaaaagaacagaatacttttaaaatgttttaagttttttaagaaataaaaaaataattgaaaggaaatattgatgtgtgaaaatgtttcaTTGTCACAGTTCAGAACGCTGTGTAGTCCAAGACTAGGCTTGATTCCCTTCTGAGAAACCACCCCTTTATGTTGTAACAGATGAGAGTTGGTGGCGACTTACGTTTTTGACAAtgacatttatttactttgtttACACTTTCACGGTGCACAGTATTTACAGGTGTGCAGTTATTCATCCTTCAACTCTTCCGTCAGAAATGTCTGAACAGAGATGCAGAACAGAACAGTGTGGTAttcattaaccctttaaaccacAGGCCTTTAACAAACAGTATTTTGTTACTGCTGGAGCACGACACGGTGGGGGCTGCTCCTCTTGGGACCACAAGCTTGTTCCTACAACACAGGCCATTGTGTTTATGTTAGGGTTAAGATGAGACATTGGGTAAGGTCATGGTTAGGGCAAGGAATATGTTTAGCGTTGGGTAGCGTATATTTAGATTAAGAATGAGGTTCAGGGTAAGGATTAATGTTTGTGTAATTACAGGGTTAGTTTGgtaagggttagggttaaaaCAAGGTCATAGTTAGGGGAAGGTTGTGTTTGGGTTTTTTGTCTTTGCCCTTTTTAGATTTAAGGAGTCAATGAACATCAGAGTGTAAAGTCCTGGAACACACAGTCTGCCCTTCTTTACTCGTCCCTCCGTCCCTCCTCAGCAGAGGCGGCCGATGTCGTATTTGGTGCAGCCATGGTTACAGCACATTCCCGCGAGCCCCGTGGAGAAATGCCTCTTGTTTCTATCCGTGCGCGTGTCCGTGTCCCCATAGCGAGCTGAAGGAATCAGGGCGTTCAGCCAGGCTCTGTCTAGCACACCTACAAGCGCCTCGGAGCGGTTTGGCACTCGGCTTCGCTCGGATTGTTCTATTAAAGTTTGGGGAAGTTTGGTCTCCACTCGGCTTTGCTCGGCTCGCTCTCCCACAGCGTCTAGCAGCTCACTGAGAgaaggggaggaggaggaggagaggatggAAGAAGACATGAAAGAGGGTTGCTGGCTGCTTTGGCTCCAGATGGAGTCTCCACTTCTGTCCGAAGGGTTTTGGAAGGAGGTCAACAGGAGAGGACCTGAGAGAAACCagggagatatatatataaacgccATTAGTGTTGTTAAATACTTAAGATTAGTCTGTTACATAAACTATATGGCCATTCTTACAGTGAGTGATGTCAGCTATGACTTAGGTCACCATGCTGAATGCCAAGTAtcagctagaggggtgtaaagccccccACAACTGGGCTGGGGAACCCTACGAGGGTTCATTATTAACataaatggttttatatagAGCCCTGAACAATTAAAGAAACACTTGCTTCCAAAAGTGATCTAAGACTGAACTGGAGCTGACCGTGGTGCTGAAACTACAAATAAAATCTCCATTTCAGCAAACCAGATTTTTcatctttattttaaaagtccTCTTTGGCTCTAAGAAAGTTCCTGGTTAGGAACAGTATTCCGAtcagaattcagaaaaaaaagatgtgaTTTTTGTAAAGATGATATGTCTGATATTCTGCCATCAGATGTTAGAGCACAAGCATCTCGgaccaaaacaaatgcttcGTATTCATGCCTCCCCTCTCCCATCATGATTTCAACACTTACTACCATGGAGCTGATAATATTCACTAGAAATTCATGCTATTTCATACTGTTCATATGGACAACagctacactgtgtgtgtggtcagagtGGAAGTTAAATATTGCCATTCTGTGCTGGCATCAAGCCAGAATAACCACAGTGTCCGTGCCGATAAAAACAGACGTtctgtacaatcaaaagaatatTCTTTAGTTGATTTAAATTCAATTTTAGAAAGTACGGAAAAGAATGGAGAGTATTTACACACAACTCAGTGGTTTTCTTTACACATGAGCGATTTGGTTTATCCAAGataatttcttttatttggCCAGACTTGATCTATACTCACTGTTCCAAACAGCTCATTAAGGATATCAGAACTTGATTTACTCATGTTATTTGAACATATTCTTATGTGGGTACACCTCATTGTAGTAATGCAGTACTGAAACTGATCCTAAAACACTTTgaaacagccaatccacctaatattgtggagaaaacccacacagtcacagggagaacacaacacacaccacacagatgGTAATCCATGTATCCATAACTGAGTAAACTGAGTTATTACTGTATTCTTTGTTTTAGTGTATTGTTTGTAAACTGTATTCTTTGTGTTTTAGTGTATTGTTTGTTAGCTGAGTTACTACTGTATTGTTTGTAAACGATTTTGTGTTTTTAGTGTATTGTTTGTAAACTGAGTTACTACTGTATTCTGTGTTTAGTGTATTGTTTGTAAACtattctttgtgtttttagtgTATTGTTTGTAAGCTGTATTCTCTTTTGTTGTAAAGAGATATTGTGTTGTTACACTGCAAGTTGTATTACTCACCGTCTCTTGGGGTTGTTtctgagtcctgctccaggctCCTCCTCCACCTGGATCCTCCACAGGTGAAGATAACGGCTCTGATGAACTCTCTGCCGCATAGTTTCACCCCATAGTCCCTCTGCAGAGTTgcgtcagtcacacacaccaaacacaccaccagcactaccgccacagaacacacactcatacaggaGCTGGCCATCAGACTCTTGCTCTGAGACACTgactctgtcacacactcactctctgatTCTGTGGCTTCCCTTCTGGGTGTCAGTCCTCTATTGCCCCCTTCTCCATGAGGGGCTACTTTTATACCCTCCCACTGGCCCCTGAACCACGTCAGCACtaacccccaccaccaccacaccattACTCACCCTTCCTCAAGCTCAGTCCACAGTCCAATCAGCAGCAGACTTCCTCAGTAGTTAAGGTACATTGTATGTcctcaagatttttttttttatttttatttttttttttacaattacagctgcTTTAAAGTCCACGCTCTGCTGGCACAGTACTGAGGGAAGACCAGGACCCTCTGGAGCAGCAGGGTATGACCTTAGAGTGACCACGCTCAATGCCAAGAAACTGCcagagaggtataaagccccTCCGCTGGATAGAGATGCATTCTCtcgagtgatggagcaccattcgatacctttgggatgagttagtaCCTGACTATAGTAATATTTGtcactgaatgccatcaaatcctcagagaaATGTTCCAGCTTCTAGTTTTTCCAGAAGAGACTGTAGCTGCAGCAAAAAGGAGGACAAACTCCAGATTAATCTCCTCTACTTCAAGTCGTAAGAAGTGACTTTGCCGTTTAAAAAGGAGTTTTCTTCACTGATGAATAATAAAATCACAACCAGAGTCTGTTTTTACTCAAACACACGGGTTATATTTTTCTGTTCAGAGTCGTAACGTCCTAAACACATTATCAGCAACCTGTCTAATACATTTTAATCTTCAAACAATGTACATGAGCTGTTTTACTAACATTCATCGCAAGGTTTCAAAGCAGGGCAACGGATCTAGAGCAGACCTTCATCTGAAGGCACTGAAATTATACTAAAGTATggatgaaataaacaaataccatAGGAATTATTTCAAATCACTGTCAATCTAATCCCCGCATTACTTCTCATTCTGAAACGCTAAGAAGTTTAATCAACCTCTTTCTCGTCATGTTTAATCACATATTAACTCAAATGTTGATTACACAAATCACAAACAAATCTGCATAGAAATGTGTGCGTTTCTGTTTGAGCAGTGGGTTGTGGCTGTACATTTACAGGTGAATTAAcaactggagtcaagctatccgcactttggaaactgacggtcaagtcatccgcgcttcaaatccgaatgcacgtataggcgcgtcattacggtttttcattgcggagaacgccacatccgctttgggacagagagtctgaaacccgcgtttgagcagcgatgtctctgttactaaataaatgcacgcaatgctaaaatggactaaaattaacaagccattaggaatatatttcacACAATCTTGAGTAaagtaaaatatcaaataaaaaactgaaaagtggggcatgAAATATTAACGCAAGGATAATATTATACGAATAATATTGCtcaccccacttttcagttttttatttgatattttattttattcacgattgtgtcccacttgtccCACAATGGGACAGCCAAGAGGTccctgtttaatgacagtggaatggtttaggaattatgggtaatttttgagaaatccatattggtaggtattcagtataaatccatgagaatattatacagtgagctacctgtgtttaatgacagtaaaatgtaatctgtatttctacatgtccaccaggattactattcaaagccagttaagtgtttatagaaaagtaaaaaatacgtaaatatatgaaataatcaaagcgtgttttgcctctttaaagtgatttaaaacgaaatatattcctaatggcttgttaattttagcccatttaaGCATTgggtgcatttatttagtaacagagacatcgctgctcaaacgcgggtttcagactctctgtcccaaagcggatgtggcgttctccgcaatgaaaaaccgtaatgacgcgcctatacgtgcattcggatttgaagcgcggatgacttgaccgtcagtttccaaagtgcggataacTTGACTCCAGTAATtaacatagggtgaccagatctgagacggtaaaaaagaggacacgcccctcgctgccgttgtattcttagctgaacctatgtgtgcttttaggtcctttacacctttatttgctacacaaaacatgggaatttcttttttaattcatccgagaacttacatt
This genomic interval from Hoplias malabaricus isolate fHopMal1 chromosome 15, fHopMal1.hap1, whole genome shotgun sequence contains the following:
- the rln1 gene encoding prorelaxin H1, with protein sequence MASSCMSVCSVAVVLVVCLVCVTDATLQRDYGVKLCGREFIRAVIFTCGGSRWRRSLEQDSETTPRDGPLLLTSFQNPSDRSGDSIWSQSSQQPSFMSSSILSSSSSPSLSELLDAVGERAEQSRVETKLPQTLIEQSERSRVPNRSEALVGVLDRAWLNALIPSARYGDTDTRTDRNKRHFSTGLAGMCCNHGCTKYDIGRLC